A region of Streptomyces sp. NBC_01750 DNA encodes the following proteins:
- the ftsW gene encoding putative lipid II flippase FtsW encodes MPADDTAPAARSAARPKRRPAEIQPRRRLRRRVWGGAPAGLGTVLAGPRLPDAVRALRRGAEALGRAVVPATVPALAGPAPAHTGLALRIRAGGAVRRPPAGRGGSRGPSAPRPPRRLYEQARRAWDRPLTAYYLILGSSLLITVLGLVMVYSASMIKALELSLPASYFFRKQFIAAVLGTCLLLAASRMPGKLHRALSYPLLMGTVFLMVLVQIPGIGHAVNGNQNWIYLGGPFQLQPSEFGKLALILWGADLLARKQDKRLLTQWKHMLVPLVPVAFLLLGLIMLGGDMGTAIILTAILFGLLWLAGAPTRLFAGVLAVAGFVGFVLIKTNENRMSRLSCIGAIDLGPQGECWQAVHGIYALASGGWFGSGLGASVEKWGQLPEPHTDFIFAIAGEELGLAGTLSVLALFAALGYAGIRVAGRTEDPFVRYAAGGVTTWITAQAVVNIGAVLGLLPIAGVPLPLFSYGGSALLPTMFAVGLLIAFAREDPAAKAALAMRRPGVRWKTMRRRVKKRPSGER; translated from the coding sequence ATGCCGGCCGATGACACCGCCCCCGCCGCGCGGAGCGCGGCCCGTCCGAAGCGGCGCCCGGCTGAGATTCAGCCCCGCCGACGTCTGAGGCGCAGGGTCTGGGGCGGAGCCCCGGCCGGGCTCGGGACCGTCCTCGCCGGACCCCGGCTCCCGGACGCCGTGCGCGCGCTGCGCCGAGGTGCCGAGGCGCTCGGGCGTGCCGTTGTGCCCGCGACCGTCCCCGCTCTCGCCGGCCCGGCGCCGGCCCACACGGGACTCGCGCTGCGGATCAGGGCCGGGGGAGCCGTACGCCGTCCGCCCGCCGGCCGTGGCGGAAGCCGCGGGCCAAGCGCTCCGCGCCCGCCACGGCGGCTGTACGAGCAGGCGCGACGGGCCTGGGACCGGCCGCTGACCGCGTACTACCTGATCCTCGGCAGCAGCCTCCTGATCACCGTGCTCGGCCTGGTGATGGTCTACTCCGCCTCGATGATCAAGGCACTCGAGCTCTCGCTCCCGGCCTCGTACTTCTTCCGCAAGCAGTTCATCGCCGCCGTACTCGGCACCTGTCTGCTGCTGGCCGCCTCCCGGATGCCGGGCAAGCTCCACCGGGCCCTGTCGTACCCGCTCCTGATGGGCACCGTCTTTCTGATGGTGCTCGTCCAGATCCCCGGGATAGGGCATGCGGTCAACGGCAACCAGAACTGGATCTATCTGGGTGGCCCGTTCCAGCTCCAGCCCAGTGAGTTCGGCAAGCTGGCGCTGATCCTGTGGGGCGCCGATCTGCTCGCCCGCAAGCAGGACAAGCGGCTGCTGACCCAGTGGAAGCACATGCTGGTGCCGCTCGTCCCGGTCGCCTTCCTGCTGCTCGGCCTGATCATGCTCGGCGGCGACATGGGTACGGCGATCATCCTCACCGCGATCCTCTTCGGTCTGCTGTGGCTGGCCGGAGCGCCGACCCGGCTCTTCGCGGGTGTACTCGCAGTCGCCGGCTTTGTCGGTTTCGTGCTCATCAAGACCAACGAGAACCGCATGTCACGGCTCTCCTGCATCGGCGCCATCGACCTCGGCCCCCAAGGCGAGTGCTGGCAGGCCGTGCACGGCATCTATGCTCTAGCCTCCGGCGGATGGTTCGGTTCCGGCCTCGGTGCAAGTGTGGAAAAATGGGGTCAACTCCCCGAACCGCACACCGATTTCATCTTCGCGATCGCCGGTGAGGAACTGGGCCTGGCGGGGACGCTGTCGGTGCTCGCCCTCTTCGCGGCTCTAGGCTATGCGGGTATCCGCGTGGCCGGACGCACGGAGGACCCCTTCGTGAGGTACGCGGCGGGAGGTGTGACCACCTGGATCACGGCCCAGGCCGTGGTCAATATCGGTGCGGTGCTCGGTCTGCTGCCGATCGCCGGTGTCCCGCTCCCGCTGTTCTCCTACGGAGGATCGGCCCTGCTGCCGACCATGTTCGCGGTAGGGCTGCTGATCGCTTTCGCGCGGGAGGATCCCGCCGCGAAGGCGGCCCTCGCCATGCGGCGGCCCGGGGTGAGATGGAAGACGATGAGACGGCGCGTCAAGAAGCGTCCGTCCGGAGAGCGGTGA
- the murD gene encoding UDP-N-acetylmuramoyl-L-alanine--D-glutamate ligase translates to MSTQDWQGKRVTVAGLGVSGIPAARVLHGLGALVTVVNDGDDERSRTQAAELEAEGITVRLGDGATLPAGTELIVTAPGWKPDKPLFLAAAEAGVDIWGDVELAWRLRGPGAAPWLAVTGTNGKTTTVRMLASILEAAGLRTAAVGNIGVSLLDAVLGDETYDVLAVELSSYQLHWAPSLRAHSAAVLNLAPDHLDWHGSMEAYAADKGRIYAGNTVACVYNAADRATEDLVREADVEEGCRAVGFTLGSPGPSQLGVVEGLLVDRAFVDNRQKQAQELAEVADVNPPAPHNVANALAAAALARAFGVAPAAVRDGLRNFRPDPHRIEHVVDVDGVAYIDDSKATNTHAAEASLAAYDPIVWIAGGLAKGASFDELVEKSAKRLRAVVLIGADRALIREALARHAPEVPVVDLDRTDTGAMPAAVQEAARLARPGDTVLLAPACASMDMFTNYNKRGEAFADAVRALAAERA, encoded by the coding sequence GTGAGCACGCAGGACTGGCAGGGCAAGCGGGTGACGGTCGCGGGACTCGGCGTCTCCGGGATCCCGGCCGCCCGGGTGCTGCACGGCCTCGGCGCCCTCGTCACGGTCGTCAACGACGGCGACGACGAGCGCTCACGTACACAGGCCGCCGAGCTGGAGGCCGAGGGAATCACCGTGCGCCTCGGCGACGGCGCGACGCTGCCCGCAGGCACCGAGCTCATCGTCACCGCGCCCGGCTGGAAGCCGGACAAGCCGCTCTTCCTGGCCGCCGCCGAGGCGGGCGTCGACATCTGGGGCGACGTCGAACTGGCCTGGCGGCTGCGCGGGCCGGGGGCGGCGCCGTGGCTCGCGGTCACCGGCACCAACGGCAAGACCACGACGGTTCGGATGCTCGCCTCGATCCTCGAGGCCGCGGGCCTGCGCACGGCGGCCGTCGGCAACATCGGCGTCTCGCTGCTGGACGCGGTCCTCGGCGACGAGACGTACGACGTACTCGCCGTCGAACTCTCCAGCTACCAGCTGCACTGGGCGCCTTCGCTGCGCGCCCACTCCGCCGCCGTGCTCAACCTGGCGCCCGACCACCTCGACTGGCACGGCTCCATGGAGGCCTACGCCGCCGACAAGGGCCGTATCTACGCAGGCAACACGGTCGCCTGCGTCTACAACGCCGCCGACAGGGCGACCGAGGACCTGGTGCGCGAGGCAGACGTGGAGGAGGGCTGCCGGGCCGTCGGATTCACCCTCGGTTCGCCCGGGCCCTCCCAACTCGGGGTCGTCGAGGGCCTCTTGGTGGACCGCGCCTTCGTCGACAACCGGCAGAAGCAGGCCCAGGAGCTCGCCGAGGTGGCGGACGTCAATCCGCCGGCCCCGCACAACGTCGCCAACGCCCTCGCGGCTGCCGCGCTGGCCCGCGCCTTCGGCGTCGCGCCCGCCGCCGTACGCGACGGACTGCGCAACTTCCGCCCCGACCCCCACCGCATCGAGCATGTCGTGGACGTCGACGGCGTCGCGTACATCGACGACTCCAAGGCCACCAACACGCATGCCGCCGAGGCGTCCCTGGCCGCCTACGACCCGATCGTGTGGATCGCGGGCGGTCTGGCCAAGGGCGCGAGCTTCGACGAACTCGTCGAGAAGTCGGCAAAGCGACTGCGCGCCGTCGTACTGATCGGCGCGGACCGCGCCCTGATCCGTGAAGCCCTCGCGCGACACGCCCCCGAGGTCCCGGTCGTCGACCTCGACCGGACAGACACTGGGGCGATGCCGGCGGCGGTCCAGGAAGCAGCACGACTCGCCCGGCCGGGAGACACCGTTCTGCTGGCCCCGGCCTGCGCCTCGATGGACATGTTCACCAACTACAACAAGCGAGGCGAGGCGTTCGCGGACGCGGTCCGCGCACTCGCCGCCGAGCGCGCCTGA
- the mraY gene encoding phospho-N-acetylmuramoyl-pentapeptide-transferase, with the protein MRQILFAGAIGLFLTLVGTPLLIKLLARKGYGQFIRDDGPRSHGSKKGTPTMGGISFIMATLIAYALAKVITGEDPTFSGVLVLFLMAGMGLVGFLDDYIKIVKQRSLGLRAKAKMAGQLIVGIAFAVLSLQFADSRHQTPASTKLSFITDFGWSIGPVIFVVWALFMILAMSNGVNLTDGLDGLATGASVMVFGAYTFIGLWQFQESCANAVTLTNPNACFEVRDPLDLAVVASALMGSCFGFLWWNTSPAKIFMGDTGSLALGGALAGLAICSRTELLLALLGGLFVLITMSVVIQVGSFKMTGKRVFRMAPLQHHFELKGWSEVLVVVRFWIIQGMCVIVGLGLFYAGWAADK; encoded by the coding sequence ATGAGGCAGATCCTCTTCGCGGGGGCCATCGGGCTCTTCCTGACCCTGGTCGGTACTCCGCTGCTGATCAAACTCCTGGCCCGCAAGGGATACGGGCAGTTCATCCGGGACGACGGCCCGCGCAGCCACGGCAGCAAGAAGGGCACGCCCACCATGGGCGGCATCTCCTTCATCATGGCCACGCTCATCGCGTACGCCCTCGCCAAGGTGATCACCGGCGAGGACCCGACGTTCTCGGGTGTGCTGGTGCTCTTCCTGATGGCGGGCATGGGCCTGGTCGGCTTCCTGGACGATTACATCAAGATCGTCAAGCAGCGCTCGCTCGGTCTGCGGGCCAAGGCGAAGATGGCCGGACAGCTGATCGTCGGCATCGCCTTCGCCGTGCTGTCACTGCAGTTCGCCGACAGTCGCCACCAGACCCCCGCATCCACCAAGCTGTCGTTCATCACGGACTTCGGCTGGTCGATCGGCCCGGTGATCTTCGTTGTCTGGGCGCTGTTCATGATTCTCGCCATGTCCAACGGCGTGAATCTGACGGACGGTCTGGACGGTCTGGCCACCGGCGCGTCGGTGATGGTCTTCGGCGCGTACACCTTCATCGGGCTCTGGCAGTTCCAGGAGTCCTGCGCCAACGCCGTGACGCTGACCAACCCCAACGCCTGCTTCGAAGTACGCGATCCACTCGATCTCGCGGTCGTGGCCTCCGCCCTGATGGGCTCCTGCTTCGGCTTCCTGTGGTGGAACACCTCGCCGGCCAAGATCTTCATGGGCGACACAGGGTCGCTCGCACTCGGCGGAGCGCTGGCGGGTCTGGCGATCTGTTCCCGTACGGAGCTTCTGCTGGCCCTCCTCGGCGGACTGTTCGTCCTGATCACCATGTCCGTGGTCATTCAGGTCGGCTCCTTCAAGATGACCGGCAAGCGCGTCTTCCGGATGGCGCCGCTCCAGCACCACTTCGAACTCAAGGGGTGGTCCGAGGTCCTTGTCGTGGTCCGCTTCTGGATCATCCAGGGCATGTGCGTCATCGTGGGACTGGGGCTCTTCTACGCGGGCTGGGCGGCCGACAAGTGA
- a CDS encoding UDP-N-acetylmuramoyl-tripeptide--D-alanyl-D-alanine ligase, with amino-acid sequence MIALSLAEIAEIVGGQSHDIPDPATRISGPVVIDSRAVQPGSLFAAFAGEHVDGHDYARSAVAAGAVAVLATRPVGVPAIVVPDVTAALGALARTVVERLGTTTVALTGSAGKTSTKDLIAQLLERKGPTVYPAGNLNNEIGLPLTALRAGEDTEHLVLEMGARYIGDIRYLTSLVPPKVGLVLNVGTAHIGEFGGREQIAEAKGEIIECLPPAAAGGIAVLNADDRLVRAMASRTKARVVLFGEAEDADVRAENVRLTDNGQPAFRLHTPSGCSDVTMRLYGEHHVSNALAAAAVAHELGMSVDEIARALSEAGTLSRWRMEVTERPDGVTIVNDAYNANPESMRAALRALAAMGQGRRTWAVLGQMAELGDEALAEHDAVGRLVVRLNVSKLVAVGGREASWLQLGAYNEGSWGEESVHVSDAQAAVDLLRSELRPGDVVLVKASRSVGLERVAQALLENTTEGEVTGR; translated from the coding sequence GTGATCGCCCTCTCTCTCGCCGAGATCGCCGAAATCGTCGGCGGGCAGTCGCACGACATACCGGATCCGGCCACACGGATCAGCGGTCCCGTCGTGATCGACTCCCGCGCGGTCCAGCCCGGCAGTCTCTTCGCCGCCTTCGCCGGCGAGCACGTCGACGGCCACGACTACGCCCGGAGCGCCGTGGCGGCGGGTGCGGTGGCCGTGCTGGCGACCCGCCCCGTCGGGGTACCCGCGATCGTCGTGCCGGACGTCACCGCCGCGCTCGGCGCCCTCGCGCGCACCGTCGTCGAACGCCTCGGCACCACCACGGTCGCGCTCACCGGCTCGGCCGGCAAGACCAGCACCAAGGACCTCATCGCCCAACTCCTCGAGCGCAAAGGCCCCACCGTCTACCCGGCAGGCAATCTCAACAACGAGATCGGCCTGCCGCTGACCGCGCTGCGAGCCGGCGAGGACACCGAGCACCTCGTCCTCGAAATGGGCGCCCGCTATATCGGCGACATCCGCTACCTCACCAGTCTGGTCCCGCCGAAGGTCGGTCTCGTACTGAACGTCGGCACCGCCCACATCGGCGAGTTCGGCGGCCGCGAGCAGATCGCCGAGGCCAAGGGGGAGATCATCGAATGCCTTCCCCCGGCGGCAGCGGGGGGCATCGCCGTACTCAACGCCGACGACCGTCTCGTACGCGCCATGGCCTCCCGTACCAAGGCCCGTGTGGTCCTGTTCGGAGAGGCCGAGGACGCCGACGTACGTGCCGAGAATGTCCGGCTCACAGACAACGGACAGCCCGCTTTCAGGCTCCACACACCCTCCGGGTGCAGCGACGTGACCATGCGGCTGTACGGTGAGCACCACGTGTCGAACGCGCTCGCCGCGGCCGCCGTCGCCCATGAGCTGGGCATGTCCGTCGATGAGATCGCCCGCGCGCTCTCCGAGGCGGGCACCCTCTCCCGCTGGCGGATGGAGGTCACCGAGCGTCCGGACGGCGTGACGATCGTCAATGACGCCTACAACGCGAACCCCGAGTCCATGAGAGCGGCGCTGCGTGCGCTCGCGGCCATGGGCCAGGGGCGGCGGACCTGGGCGGTGCTCGGCCAAATGGCCGAGCTCGGCGACGAAGCGCTCGCCGAGCACGACGCTGTCGGACGGCTGGTCGTCCGGCTCAACGTCAGCAAGCTCGTCGCAGTCGGGGGCAGGGAAGCGTCCTGGCTGCAACTGGGCGCATATAACGAGGGTTCGTGGGGTGAGGAGTCGGTGCACGTGTCCGACGCGCAGGCGGCGGTCGACCTGTTGCGCAGTGAGCTGCGTCCGGGAGACGTCGTGCTGGTGAAGGCTTCCAGGTCGGTCGGGCTCGAGCGGGTGGCCCAGGCACTGCTCGAGAACACCACCGAGGGTGAGGTCACCGGCCGATGA
- a CDS encoding UDP-N-acetylmuramoyl-L-alanyl-D-glutamate--2,6-diaminopimelate ligase, producing the protein MTSITSDSGNLPENRAAAAPSLRPGPGAPGTLTAVSHADQYRTTEPDAPAKHPGAPRPDRPRPTPLGELAARLGVQSPGTAGVTGITHDSRAVRPGDVYAALPGARLHGADFVAQAADLGAAAILTDPTGAERAAGTGLPVLVTENPRGRMGELAAEIYGHPGEDLLQIGITGTSGKTTTAYLVEGGLKAAGRSTGLIGTVEMRIGEERIKSERTTPEATDLQALFAVMRERGVDSVAMEVSSHALVLGRVDGCVFDVAVFNNLSPEHMEFHSDMEDYFQAKAQLFTPKRSRLAVVNFDDEYGRRLLKEASVPVTTFSAEGHPDSDWRAENVEISAVGSIFTAVGPRGERVRAEAPLPGPFNVANTLAAIVTLAVAGLDPQTAADGIAAVPGVPGRLERVDVGQPYLAVVDYAHKTDAVESVLRSLRKVTEGKVHIVLGCGGDRDQTKRGPMGAAAARLADTAVLTSDNPRSEDPLSILAAMLAGAAEVPIHERGDVLVEADRAAAIAAAVARAQPGDTVLIAGKGHEQGQDIAGVVRPFDDRQVLRAAIQNSQG; encoded by the coding sequence GTGACAAGCATCACCTCCGATTCCGGGAACCTGCCGGAGAACCGCGCCGCCGCAGCCCCCTCACTTCGCCCCGGGCCGGGTGCGCCCGGTACGCTCACCGCCGTGTCACACGCTGATCAGTACCGAACCACCGAGCCGGACGCCCCCGCGAAACACCCGGGAGCGCCCCGACCGGACCGGCCCCGCCCGACACCCCTGGGGGAGCTGGCCGCCCGGCTGGGTGTGCAGAGCCCCGGCACCGCTGGCGTCACCGGCATCACCCACGACTCACGGGCGGTACGCCCCGGTGACGTGTACGCCGCCCTGCCCGGCGCCCGCCTTCACGGGGCCGACTTCGTGGCGCAGGCCGCGGACCTCGGAGCGGCCGCGATCCTCACCGACCCGACCGGCGCCGAACGCGCCGCCGGGACCGGTCTGCCGGTCCTGGTCACCGAGAACCCGCGAGGCCGCATGGGCGAGCTCGCCGCCGAGATCTACGGACATCCCGGCGAGGACCTGCTCCAGATCGGCATCACCGGAACCTCCGGCAAGACCACCACGGCGTACCTCGTGGAGGGCGGGCTCAAGGCGGCGGGCCGCTCGACCGGTCTGATCGGCACGGTCGAGATGCGCATCGGCGAGGAGCGCATCAAGTCCGAGCGCACCACCCCCGAAGCCACCGACCTCCAGGCCCTGTTCGCCGTCATGCGTGAGCGCGGCGTCGATTCGGTCGCCATGGAGGTCTCCAGCCACGCCCTCGTGCTCGGCCGGGTCGACGGCTGCGTCTTCGACGTCGCAGTCTTCAACAACCTCAGCCCCGAGCACATGGAATTCCACTCCGACATGGAGGACTACTTCCAGGCGAAGGCGCAGCTCTTCACGCCGAAGCGGAGCCGGCTCGCGGTCGTCAACTTCGATGACGAGTACGGCCGCAGGCTGCTCAAGGAGGCATCCGTCCCGGTCACCACCTTCTCCGCCGAGGGCCACCCGGACTCCGACTGGCGGGCCGAGAACGTCGAAATCAGCGCAGTCGGCTCGATTTTCACCGCGGTCGGTCCCCGGGGCGAGCGCGTACGCGCCGAGGCCCCGCTGCCCGGACCGTTCAACGTTGCCAACACCCTGGCGGCGATCGTCACCCTCGCCGTGGCCGGCCTCGATCCGCAGACCGCCGCCGACGGCATTGCCGCAGTCCCCGGCGTGCCGGGCCGCCTCGAGCGCGTCGACGTGGGCCAGCCGTACCTCGCCGTCGTCGACTACGCCCACAAGACGGACGCCGTCGAATCGGTCCTGCGGTCCCTGCGCAAGGTCACCGAGGGCAAGGTGCATATCGTGCTCGGCTGCGGCGGCGACCGCGACCAGACCAAGCGCGGCCCGATGGGCGCCGCCGCCGCACGACTCGCCGACACCGCCGTACTGACCTCCGACAACCCCCGGTCCGAGGACCCGCTCTCGATCCTCGCCGCCATGCTCGCGGGCGCCGCCGAGGTGCCGATCCACGAGCGTGGCGATGTCCTGGTCGAGGCCGACCGGGCCGCGGCCATCGCCGCGGCCGTGGCCCGCGCGCAGCCCGGTGACACCGTGCTGATCGCCGGCAAGGGCCATGAGCAGGGCCAGGACATCGCCGGAGTGGTCCGCCCCTTCGACGACCGTCAGGTACTTCGCGCAGCTATCCAGAACAGTCAGGGGTGA
- a CDS encoding peptidoglycan D,D-transpeptidase FtsI family protein, with product MPLKEPPRRRVPGPARRPSARPAVRRRPRPAARPIRLGSPRPRLRLVSLGLTLVMLAFVVRLLQVQAVDAGAYAAKAEKNRYLSHKLTAERGEITDRAGIALATSVDAYDITADPKLFTPEESKAPNAPEQAAALLAPILGKDVNELAKKLRTPKSRYTVLARRQTPQVWNQIKDLKGVFAEKARADEAEGGPGANVLSGVFQEPSSRRVYPNGDLAAGILGYVTGDGKGGGGVESMLDKVLAGQDGQITYAQSGGRRVPTAGSREVPAVPGSDIELTIDRDIQWAAQQAIADQVKKSKADRGYVIVQNTQTGEVLAMANAPGFDPNDLSQANSAAMGNAALQDAYEPGSTAKVMSMAAVLEEKAATPGTHVVVPNRLHRGDRLFKDDIDHPTWHLTLNGVLAKSSNIGTILATGQLGGTQAAANRVLYSYLRKFGLGSPSGIGYPGETPGILAKPQKWSTSQQYTIPFGQGLSLNAMQAASVYSTIANGGVRIEPTLIRGTKGPDGRFTPAPAPKKTRVVSEPTARTLATMLESVVGDEEGTGAKGRIPGYRVAGKTGTANRVDPELGRYKGYTASFAGFAPADKPRITVYCAIQNPTKGSYFGGQICGPIYRKVMEFALKTLQVAPTGNDPARLPVTFEPGE from the coding sequence GTGCCCCTCAAGGAACCACCGCGCCGCCGCGTCCCGGGCCCCGCACGGCGGCCGTCCGCACGTCCTGCGGTCCGTCGGCGGCCGCGCCCGGCGGCCCGCCCGATCCGGCTCGGCAGCCCCCGCCCCCGGCTGCGGCTGGTCAGCCTCGGCCTGACGCTCGTCATGCTGGCCTTCGTCGTCCGGCTGCTCCAGGTGCAGGCCGTCGACGCCGGCGCGTACGCCGCCAAGGCGGAGAAGAATCGCTACCTCAGCCACAAGCTGACGGCGGAGCGCGGCGAGATCACCGACCGGGCCGGAATCGCCCTGGCCACCAGCGTCGACGCGTACGACATCACCGCCGACCCGAAGCTGTTCACGCCCGAGGAGAGCAAGGCTCCCAACGCTCCGGAACAGGCGGCCGCGCTGCTCGCCCCGATCCTCGGCAAGGACGTCAACGAGCTGGCGAAGAAGCTCAGGACGCCCAAATCCCGGTACACCGTGCTGGCACGCCGCCAGACCCCTCAGGTCTGGAACCAGATCAAGGACCTCAAGGGCGTCTTCGCCGAGAAGGCCAGGGCCGACGAGGCCGAGGGAGGCCCCGGCGCCAATGTGCTGAGCGGCGTCTTCCAGGAGCCGAGCAGTAGGCGCGTCTACCCGAACGGCGATCTCGCCGCCGGGATACTGGGCTATGTCACCGGTGACGGCAAGGGAGGCGGCGGCGTCGAGTCGATGCTCGACAAGGTCCTCGCCGGTCAGGACGGACAGATCACCTACGCCCAGTCCGGCGGCCGGCGGGTCCCCACCGCGGGCTCCCGCGAGGTCCCCGCCGTCCCCGGCTCCGACATCGAGCTGACCATCGACCGCGACATCCAGTGGGCCGCCCAGCAGGCCATCGCCGACCAGGTGAAGAAGTCGAAGGCCGACCGCGGCTACGTGATAGTGCAGAACACCCAGACCGGCGAGGTCCTCGCCATGGCCAACGCGCCTGGCTTCGACCCCAATGATCTCTCCCAGGCCAACTCGGCGGCCATGGGCAACGCCGCGCTCCAGGACGCGTACGAACCCGGCTCCACCGCCAAGGTGATGTCGATGGCCGCCGTCCTCGAGGAGAAGGCCGCCACCCCCGGAACGCATGTCGTTGTGCCCAACCGGCTGCACCGCGGCGACCGGCTCTTCAAGGACGACATCGACCACCCCACCTGGCACCTGACGCTCAACGGCGTGCTCGCCAAGTCCAGCAATATCGGCACGATCCTCGCGACCGGCCAGCTCGGCGGGACTCAGGCGGCGGCGAATCGGGTGCTGTACTCCTATCTGCGGAAATTCGGTCTGGGCAGCCCGAGCGGGATCGGCTACCCGGGCGAGACGCCCGGCATCCTCGCCAAGCCGCAGAAGTGGTCCACCTCGCAGCAGTACACGATCCCCTTCGGCCAGGGCCTCTCGCTCAACGCCATGCAGGCGGCCTCCGTCTACTCGACGATCGCCAACGGCGGCGTACGCATCGAGCCCACCCTGATCCGCGGCACCAAGGGGCCCGACGGGCGCTTCACCCCGGCCCCCGCCCCCAAGAAGACCCGTGTGGTCAGCGAGCCGACCGCCAGGACGCTGGCCACCATGCTGGAGTCGGTCGTCGGTGACGAGGAGGGCACCGGCGCCAAGGGCCGTATCCCCGGCTACCGCGTCGCAGGCAAGACCGGAACCGCCAACCGTGTCGACCCGGAACTGGGCCGCTACAAGGGCTACACCGCCTCCTTCGCCGGCTTCGCGCCCGCCGACAAACCGCGGATCACTGTTTACTGCGCCATCCAGAACCCCACCAAGGGCAGCTACTTCGGCGGCCAGATCTGCGGGCCGATCTACCGGAAGGTCATGGAATTCGCCCTCAAGACCCTCCAGGTCGCACCGACCGGCAACGATCCCGCCCGGCTGCCCGTCACCTTCGAACCCGGCGAGTGA
- a CDS encoding FtsB family cell division protein, producing MSAAAKQLKGRAARLARLMPSGPSTAARTPFVLLVVLLLSGGLITLLLLNSALNEGSFRLSELKKQTTELTDEEQALQRDVDNRSAPDALERRARELGMVPGGSPAFLDPDGTVRGVPREAKGQPRPEPSPMEIQQPVAPTLPASPAPSASRPDRAPAAHPSASAPPTGQAQQSAPAAPPAPRTPAPAPPAKPAPAPPAKPAPPAPAKPPPANAAKPSQEPAKPPPTTPGR from the coding sequence GTGAGCGCAGCGGCCAAGCAGCTGAAGGGGCGGGCGGCGCGGCTCGCGCGGCTGATGCCGTCGGGGCCGAGCACCGCCGCCCGCACCCCCTTCGTCCTGCTGGTCGTGCTCCTCCTCAGCGGCGGGCTGATCACGCTGCTCCTGCTGAACTCCGCCCTCAACGAGGGCTCGTTCAGGCTGAGCGAGCTCAAGAAGCAGACCACCGAGCTCACCGACGAGGAACAGGCGCTGCAGCGGGACGTGGACAACCGTTCCGCCCCGGACGCGCTCGAGCGCCGGGCCCGCGAGCTCGGCATGGTGCCCGGAGGCAGTCCCGCTTTCCTGGACCCGGACGGCACGGTCCGCGGAGTGCCCCGCGAGGCCAAGGGGCAGCCCCGCCCGGAACCGTCTCCCATGGAGATCCAGCAACCGGTGGCGCCGACGCTCCCGGCATCCCCGGCGCCGTCCGCCTCCCGCCCGGACCGGGCTCCCGCCGCGCACCCCTCCGCATCCGCCCCGCCCACCGGGCAGGCACAGCAGTCCGCGCCCGCAGCCCCGCCCGCGCCTCGGACCCCCGCGCCCGCCCCGCCCGCCAAGCCGGCGCCCGCCCCGCCCGCCAAGCCCGCGCCCCCCGCGCCCGCCAAGCCCCCGCCCGCCAATGCGGCCAAGCCGTCGCAGGAACCCGCGAAGCCGCCCCCGACGACCCCCGGCAGGTGA